From a single Pseudophryne corroboree isolate aPseCor3 chromosome 6, aPseCor3.hap2, whole genome shotgun sequence genomic region:
- the LOC134936150 gene encoding gastrula zinc finger protein XlCGF17.1-like: MMSLTGEKRHLCSECDKRFTYKSQLHIHQKIHTGERPHLCSECEKSFRDKPQLLIHQRSHTGVKPFTCSEYSKCFTSKTQLVRHLRSHTGEKPFKCNECSKCFSHWTQLVRHLRIHTGEKPFKCSECSKYFSTKQELVRHQRSHTGEKPFTCFECSKCFTSKTQLVRHQRSHTGEKPFKCSECSKCFFYKSNLVTHHRFHTGEKPFKCSECSRCFKSKCGLHSHIRIHTGEKPFTCSECSKCFTSKTQLVRHQRSHTGEKPFKCSECSKCFFYKSNLVTHHRFHTGEKPFKCSECSRCFKSKCGLHSHIRIHTGEKPLKCSECSKCFSQKSYLVMHQRIHTGEKPLKCSECSKCFSQRHHLVSHLRSHTGEKPFNCS, encoded by the coding sequence ATGATGAGTCTCACAGGAGAGAAACgtcatctgtgctctgagtgtgacaaacgctttacatataaatcacagCTTCACATACATCAgaagattcacacaggagagagaccgcATCTGTGCTCTGAATGTGAAAAAAGCTTTAGAGATAAACCACAACTactcatacatcagaggagtcacacaggagtgaaaccatttacatgttctgaatacaGCAAGTGTTTCACTTCCAaaacacaacttgttagacatctgaggagtcacacaggagaaaaaccatttaAATGCAATGAGTGCAGTAAGTGTTTTTCCCATTggacacaacttgttagacatttgaggattcatacaggagagaaaccatttaaatgctctgaatgcagcaagtatTTTTCCACAAAGCAagagcttgttagacatcagaggagtcacacaggagagaaaccatttacatgttttgaatgcagcaaatgtttcaCTTCCAAAACACAACTTGtcagacatcagaggagtcacactggagaaaaaccatttaaatgttctgaatgcagcaagtgttttttttataagtcaaatcttgttacacatcatagGTTTCACACTGGAGAAAAACCATTTAAGTGCTCTGAATGCAGCAGATGTTTTAAAAGCAAGTGTGGGCTTCATAGTCATataaggattcacacaggagagaaaccatttacatgttctgaatgcagcaagtgtttcacTTCCAAAACACAACTTGtcagacatcagaggagtcacactggagaaaaaccatttaaatgttctgaatgcagcaagtgttttttttataagtcaaatcttgttacacatcatagGTTTCACACTGGAGAAAAACCATTTAAGTGCTCTGAATGCAGCAGATGTTTTAAAAGCAAGTGTGGGCTTCATAGTCATataaggattcacacaggagagaaaccattaaaatgttctgaatgcagcaagtgtttttcccagaagtcatatcttgttatgcatcagaggattcacacaggagagaaaccattaaaatgttctgaatgcagcaagtgtttttcccagaggCATCATCTTGTTTCACAtctgaggagtcacacaggagagaaaccatttaattgctcctga